One genomic window of Kosmotoga olearia TBF 19.5.1 includes the following:
- a CDS encoding VWA domain-containing protein translates to MKTRTKLALIILGVIILAACGIVPTLPGLIPPDPFGVSKPDFWGDEVPIYGSVDKAPILTPIDLPLAVKIRVSIPGYAEGLTPDNFLVFEDDRAQGFALVKEAEERRGADIVFIVDVTGSMGTEIAGVKNSMVNFIQALEAGGLDVRVGIVPYGDYAPARADTSDNIGFDPAFLNLSDPTVAEGYANGLGVGYGADGPENAYGAIMYAWNNMAWRRGTQRIFILITDAFSHYTGDIADGLEWPSGWGPSNDFDPKYTKDEVINALYGFATLHIVASTGGYYNTTDTDFSHPGDPREIALLTGGLIIYQDPYGEPDLSAIGITEYIASSWLIIFESDSPATTHNVDVYFEGPDGKRGELHLAGVTY, encoded by the coding sequence ATGAAAACGAGAACAAAACTGGCTTTAATAATACTGGGAGTCATAATTCTTGCAGCCTGTGGCATCGTTCCAACGCTTCCTGGCCTTATTCCGCCAGATCCATTTGGGGTATCAAAACCTGATTTTTGGGGTGACGAAGTTCCAATTTATGGAAGTGTTGATAAAGCACCTATTTTAACACCTATTGATCTGCCTCTTGCGGTTAAAATCCGTGTCAGCATACCTGGATACGCAGAAGGATTAACTCCAGATAATTTCCTCGTTTTTGAAGACGATCGGGCTCAAGGATTCGCTCTGGTTAAGGAAGCTGAAGAAAGAAGAGGCGCCGACATTGTCTTTATTGTCGATGTAACAGGAAGTATGGGCACAGAAATAGCTGGTGTAAAGAACAGCATGGTTAACTTCATTCAGGCCCTTGAGGCTGGAGGTCTCGATGTAAGGGTTGGTATCGTTCCTTACGGTGATTACGCACCAGCAAGAGCCGATACTTCGGATAATATAGGTTTTGACCCGGCATTTCTAAATCTGTCGGATCCTACCGTAGCAGAGGGTTACGCTAATGGCCTCGGTGTTGGTTATGGAGCTGATGGCCCTGAAAATGCCTATGGAGCCATAATGTACGCATGGAACAATATGGCCTGGCGAAGAGGAACTCAGAGGATTTTCATCCTTATTACCGATGCTTTTAGTCATTATACTGGTGATATCGCTGATGGTCTCGAATGGCCGAGTGGTTGGGGCCCCTCAAACGACTTCGACCCAAAATACACAAAAGATGAAGTTATAAATGCCCTTTATGGCTTTGCTACCCTTCACATCGTCGCATCTACCGGCGGGTACTACAATACCACTGATACTGATTTCTCTCACCCCGGCGATCCCAGAGAAATCGCGCTTTTAACCGGTGGTTTGATCATTTATCAGGATCCTTACGGAGAACCCGATCTGTCCGCCATCGGAATCACTGAATATATAGCCTCTTCGTGGCTTATCATCTTTGAAAGCGATTCACCAGCCACTACTCATAATGTAGATGTTTACTTTGAAGGACCCGATGGTAAACGTGGAGAACTTCACCTGGCGGGAGTAACTTACTGA
- a CDS encoding GNAT family N-acetyltransferase, protein MKLIRKNMKIFEITESGKITARLINFRTEPELFTARLVMDEKIHKEVFSNYLDKLAELLKRTFPDKTIVLNIGRVDKEINGPHFEVIKRVQMELEIDKFGPYPENEKVEALTFEDIVENIDKIYDAFSPVDKKAFGIKMRDQLLRMFEDLMINEKFGHWLPELSIKIGTPLKGFVTCAKMDGPSTNGAFLIADLLVFEKFRRQGIATSLMREVLRRGKTKGFSRAILSVAVKNPAMHLYERLGFTITDWSCFMVVDN, encoded by the coding sequence ATGAAACTGATCAGGAAAAACATGAAGATTTTCGAAATTACTGAAAGCGGAAAAATCACTGCCAGACTTATTAATTTCAGAACAGAACCAGAACTTTTCACTGCCAGGCTTGTTATGGATGAGAAAATACACAAAGAGGTTTTTTCTAATTATCTGGACAAATTGGCGGAACTTCTAAAAAGGACCTTTCCTGATAAAACTATTGTTTTGAACATAGGAAGGGTAGACAAAGAAATCAACGGGCCCCATTTTGAGGTAATTAAAAGGGTCCAGATGGAGTTAGAGATCGATAAGTTTGGCCCTTACCCTGAAAATGAAAAGGTTGAGGCTTTAACCTTTGAAGATATTGTAGAAAACATTGATAAAATCTACGATGCGTTTTCTCCAGTTGATAAGAAAGCTTTTGGCATAAAGATGAGAGATCAGCTGTTACGCATGTTCGAAGATCTCATGATAAATGAAAAATTCGGGCATTGGCTTCCGGAACTGTCCATTAAAATAGGAACCCCATTAAAAGGATTTGTGACCTGCGCCAAGATGGACGGCCCATCAACGAACGGGGCTTTCTTGATAGCAGATCTTCTTGTGTTCGAAAAATTCAGAAGGCAGGGGATTGCAACCTCTTTGATGAGAGAGGTCCTCAGGCGTGGAAAAACCAAGGGCTTTTCTAGGGCGATATTATCAGTGGCGGTTAAGAATCCTGCAATGCATCTTTATGAAAGGCTCGGTTTTACGATTACTGATTGGAGTTGTTTTATGGTGGTAGATAATTGA
- a CDS encoding carbohydrate ABC transporter permease, producing MRISSRKRMNTILSETVLIIVSFIFILPLILAVIMSIQPPQSVFSFPPKFYPTGFHWQNYVDAFKTVPFGRLLLNSTLVAIMITVGKLITGTLAGYAFSSFKFFGKNFAFAFLFATLFLPAETLMIVPLFSIMKKFGWVNTYWALTIPFMASATNTFLMRQHFLTIPKELEDSAKIDGAGPMTYFVKILLPLSKSMIGGAAIINFVYAWNLYLWPLIVTMEDRMKTVQIGVKMLIDAEGANNWGIIMAGTVSAVFPTLLMFFLLQSVFVKSLVRSGIKG from the coding sequence ATGAGGATCTCTTCTAGAAAACGAATGAACACGATTTTAAGTGAGACTGTTCTTATAATAGTATCCTTTATCTTTATATTGCCTTTAATATTGGCAGTGATCATGAGTATACAACCGCCTCAGAGTGTTTTTTCATTTCCACCCAAATTCTATCCCACGGGGTTTCACTGGCAAAATTATGTTGATGCTTTCAAAACGGTTCCGTTTGGAAGGTTACTTTTAAACAGTACATTGGTTGCTATTATGATCACGGTTGGAAAATTAATTACAGGAACGCTGGCAGGCTATGCTTTTAGTAGTTTCAAATTCTTTGGAAAAAACTTTGCCTTCGCATTTCTTTTTGCCACACTGTTTTTACCTGCTGAAACGCTCATGATTGTTCCTCTCTTCTCTATAATGAAAAAATTTGGTTGGGTGAATACTTATTGGGCTTTAACAATACCTTTTATGGCAAGCGCAACCAACACTTTTTTGATGCGACAGCATTTTTTAACAATCCCCAAAGAACTCGAGGATTCTGCGAAGATAGACGGCGCTGGACCAATGACGTATTTTGTGAAGATTCTGCTCCCGCTTTCCAAATCAATGATAGGTGGAGCTGCTATTATAAATTTTGTATATGCTTGGAATTTGTATTTATGGCCATTGATAGTTACTATGGAAGATAGAATGAAGACCGTTCAAATTGGCGTAAAGATGCTAATAGACGCCGAAGGCGCCAACAACTGGGGAATTATCATGGCTGGAACGGTTAGTGCGGTGTTTCCGACACTTCTTATGTTTTTCCTATTACAGAGTGTCTTTGTGAAGAGTCTCGTAAGATCTGGAATCAAGGGTTAA
- a CDS encoding MBL fold metallo-hydrolase, translating into MRFVPLGGGKEIGANSYLLQVDGKNILIDCGRHPIKEGYESLPAIDEIDKLDYVFISHSHYDHLSSLPHLVKFFPNVRVLTSRENKKLSVRILRNSVEVMKKKNEKDGEPILYNHSDVKKAKKRMIGVEYYEPFKISKKLFVTFYPAGHVMGASSILLEYKGKKIFYTGDISLSDQLTIPSAVLPDKVDVLISEGTYGLKEEATDTRHSEIRRLELSIKKVLKNKGRVLLPVFALGRGQEVLYMILKMLDEEKIPDVPVYTNGMVSIITNLYLQEYAGMPPEKKKWFNNAILRRVRTVPKNYKTLLYDKRPMILILSSGMLIEDTLSYLFAKEILQDNLSAIFFMGYQSPESIGYSILEAARSREEEISYGEERIQLRCTVKKFNFSGHASYEELISLPRELQPSKLVYVHGDEEALLNLSKELEYEFDISVPSNLETVLL; encoded by the coding sequence ATGCGTTTTGTACCATTAGGTGGTGGAAAAGAAATAGGAGCAAACAGTTATCTGTTGCAGGTTGATGGAAAGAATATCCTGATAGATTGCGGTCGGCACCCGATTAAAGAGGGTTACGAATCGTTACCAGCTATCGATGAAATAGACAAGCTCGATTATGTTTTCATATCTCACTCTCACTACGATCATCTTTCATCATTACCACATCTTGTGAAATTTTTTCCAAATGTTCGTGTTTTAACCTCAAGAGAAAACAAAAAGCTTTCGGTAAGGATTCTCCGCAATTCAGTAGAGGTAATGAAGAAGAAAAACGAAAAAGATGGCGAGCCGATACTTTACAACCATTCAGATGTGAAGAAAGCTAAAAAGAGAATGATAGGAGTGGAATATTACGAACCATTCAAGATTTCTAAAAAGCTGTTCGTAACCTTTTATCCAGCCGGGCATGTAATGGGGGCCAGTTCTATATTGCTCGAATATAAAGGAAAGAAGATTTTCTATACAGGTGACATCTCTCTTTCTGACCAATTAACAATTCCTTCTGCTGTTTTGCCCGACAAAGTCGACGTTTTAATCTCTGAAGGGACCTATGGACTTAAGGAAGAAGCGACCGACACACGGCATTCTGAAATACGTCGGCTGGAGCTCTCAATAAAAAAAGTTCTAAAAAACAAAGGCCGCGTACTCTTGCCAGTTTTTGCACTTGGGAGAGGCCAGGAAGTTCTTTACATGATCCTAAAAATGCTGGATGAAGAAAAGATCCCGGATGTTCCAGTTTATACAAACGGCATGGTTTCCATCATAACAAACCTCTACCTTCAGGAATACGCCGGCATGCCACCGGAAAAGAAAAAGTGGTTTAATAATGCCATCTTAAGAAGGGTCCGAACCGTTCCAAAAAATTACAAAACACTTCTATACGACAAAAGACCCATGATACTCATTCTCAGCTCAGGAATGCTCATAGAAGATACTTTATCTTATTTATTCGCAAAGGAAATCCTTCAAGACAACCTGAGCGCTATCTTTTTCATGGGCTACCAGAGCCCGGAATCCATTGGTTACTCCATACTTGAAGCCGCCAGAAGCAGAGAAGAAGAAATTTCATATGGTGAGGAAAGGATTCAGCTCAGATGTACAGTTAAAAAATTCAACTTTTCTGGCCACGCTAGCTACGAAGAACTGATTTCACTTCCCAGAGAACTCCAACCTTCAAAACTTGTATACGTACACGGAGATGAAGAGGCACTTTTGAACCTTTCAAAAGAGCTGGAATATGAATTTGACATATCCGTGCCATCGAACCTCGAAACGGTACTTCTTTAG
- the proB gene encoding glutamate 5-kinase, with amino-acid sequence MAKITIKVGSNLLVQQDGQLDKRYIVELCREIGNLMSEGHQVVLVSSGARAAGYGYLNKSNAQEADLYMKQALCAVGQVQLMKLYESAMSFYGIKVAQILLTREDFSHRKRFLNLRNTLIGLTEMGILPIVNENDSVATEEIMFGDNDVLASMFAIGWNADYLLLMTSVDGVIDQNGKVIPFYREDTTNMAIAKNASSRWGSGGITSKIRAARAAAAAGIQTSICNGKKLENIAQFVLTGQTGTVFERVGPIKAKKAWIGFLSKPKGSIFINEGAKIAIENNRSLLPVGVVHIEGDFQAGDVVEIRLDDGTFLGKGIINFSSAEAKKIVGLKSDQLEDVLGYSCSKVLIHIDNLWKRDN; translated from the coding sequence ATGGCAAAGATAACCATAAAAGTTGGTAGCAACCTGTTAGTGCAACAAGACGGTCAGCTAGATAAACGATATATAGTAGAACTCTGTCGTGAAATCGGTAATTTAATGTCTGAAGGACATCAGGTAGTTCTAGTGTCTTCAGGTGCACGTGCCGCAGGGTATGGGTATCTCAACAAGAGCAATGCACAGGAAGCGGATCTCTACATGAAGCAAGCCTTGTGCGCTGTTGGACAGGTGCAGCTTATGAAACTCTATGAAAGTGCTATGAGCTTTTACGGGATCAAAGTAGCCCAAATCCTGCTTACACGCGAAGACTTCAGTCATCGCAAACGTTTTTTGAATCTTCGCAACACGTTAATCGGTCTCACAGAAATGGGAATTCTGCCCATAGTAAATGAGAACGACTCTGTGGCAACCGAGGAAATCATGTTCGGGGATAACGATGTTCTTGCCTCAATGTTTGCAATTGGATGGAATGCCGATTATCTCTTATTGATGACCTCCGTAGATGGAGTTATAGACCAAAATGGGAAAGTAATACCTTTTTACCGTGAGGATACTACAAACATGGCGATTGCCAAAAACGCCTCTTCACGCTGGGGATCTGGGGGAATCACTTCCAAAATCCGTGCAGCCAGAGCTGCAGCCGCAGCGGGGATACAAACTTCTATTTGTAATGGGAAAAAACTAGAAAATATTGCACAATTCGTCCTCACCGGCCAAACTGGAACCGTATTCGAAAGGGTTGGGCCTATAAAAGCCAAAAAAGCGTGGATTGGATTCCTTTCAAAACCAAAAGGCAGTATCTTCATCAATGAAGGAGCAAAAATAGCAATCGAAAACAACCGCAGCCTCCTTCCCGTTGGTGTTGTTCACATAGAAGGGGACTTTCAAGCCGGGGATGTTGTAGAAATCAGATTAGATGATGGTACGTTCCTCGGAAAAGGAATTATAAATTTCTCATCCGCAGAAGCAAAAAAAATAGTTGGTCTAAAGAGCGACCAACTGGAAGATGTGCTCGGATATTCTTGCAGTAAGGTTCTTATACATATCGATAACCTATGGAAACGGGATAATTGA
- a CDS encoding carbohydrate ABC transporter permease codes for MRRWVPYLLLIPTFLIIVLFIYIPAGYSLKNSFYKVLPFGRGMRYVGWRNFQRLFENPDYIHSVVFTLIYVVVSVTITIFLAFIIALLLSQKLPGTRVYRTLLFAPYAISPAIAGTLWTFLLNPVVGHVSYFFQKVFGLQVEWLTTKPYAFYALIFATVWKMLPFDMLFYIASIQDVPGELLESATLDGAKTMTRVWKIIFPLVSPITFYLVIMNVVTTMFSSFAIIDVMTKGGPGNYTTNMIYRLYLDAFYFQKAGVASAQSIILMAIMIVVTIVYFTFGERRVHYQ; via the coding sequence ATGCGGAGATGGGTACCATACCTCCTTCTCATTCCTACATTTTTGATCATCGTGCTATTTATTTATATACCAGCCGGATATTCTTTGAAAAATAGCTTTTACAAAGTTCTTCCATTTGGTAGAGGGATGCGCTACGTTGGATGGAGGAACTTTCAAAGGCTTTTTGAAAATCCGGATTATATACATTCGGTTGTTTTTACGCTGATCTATGTAGTTGTTTCCGTCACGATTACTATTTTCCTTGCATTCATAATCGCTTTATTGTTGAGTCAAAAGCTACCTGGAACAAGAGTTTATAGAACTCTTCTTTTTGCACCTTATGCGATTTCCCCAGCTATCGCAGGAACCTTATGGACATTTTTACTGAATCCTGTTGTGGGACATGTGAGCTACTTTTTCCAAAAGGTTTTCGGACTTCAAGTCGAGTGGTTGACCACCAAGCCTTATGCTTTCTATGCTTTGATATTTGCAACAGTATGGAAAATGCTTCCTTTTGATATGCTTTTCTACATCGCAAGTATCCAAGATGTGCCCGGAGAATTACTTGAGTCTGCCACTCTTGATGGAGCCAAAACCATGACCAGAGTATGGAAAATTATTTTTCCTTTAGTTTCCCCGATAACCTTTTACCTCGTAATAATGAATGTTGTGACGACGATGTTTTCGTCTTTTGCGATAATCGATGTCATGACGAAGGGGGGACCCGGAAATTACACAACAAATATGATTTACAGGTTATACCTTGATGCTTTTTACTTTCAGAAAGCCGGAGTTGCTTCCGCACAAAGCATCATTTTGATGGCGATAATGATAGTGGTTACCATAGTATATTTTACTTTTGGCGAACGCCGTGTCCATTATCAATGA
- a CDS encoding glutamate-5-semialdehyde dehydrogenase, with protein sequence MEELIQKARSVKKASIKLQSVSTVQKNEALLQIGAALKRKEDAILKANKMDVKEARDKGIRDSLIDRLALNQKRIDDMIQSCHRVAGLKDPVGEVIASWVQSDGLRISKVRVPIGAIGIIYESRPNVTVEASILALKTGNSILLRGGSDAFHSNMAIVKAIKEGLSRSSLPVESIEIVESTDRKLVEQMLKLREYLSLIVPRGSNRLIQYVVENSSIPVLETGVGNCHIFVDDSADLEKALEIVDNAKTQRPGTCNAVETLLVHQSIAAAFLPMMADRLSKKGVEIRGCSQTQKFIKVKPATDSDWETEFLDLILAVRVVNSLDEAIAHIQKYSSGHSEAILTENYFNAKKFVENIDAAAVYVNASTRFTDGGQFGFGGEIGISTQRLHARGPVGLEGLTTYKYVILGDYNVRR encoded by the coding sequence ATGGAAGAATTAATCCAAAAAGCACGTTCGGTGAAAAAAGCCAGCATAAAACTTCAATCCGTTTCAACCGTCCAGAAGAATGAAGCGTTACTTCAGATTGGGGCTGCGCTCAAAAGAAAGGAAGATGCCATTCTTAAAGCCAACAAAATGGACGTAAAGGAAGCACGAGATAAGGGAATCAGAGATTCCTTAATTGACCGTCTCGCTTTGAATCAAAAACGAATCGATGACATGATTCAATCATGTCACCGTGTTGCAGGTCTTAAAGATCCCGTAGGTGAGGTTATCGCTTCCTGGGTGCAAAGTGATGGTTTACGTATAAGTAAGGTCAGGGTTCCCATCGGGGCGATTGGAATAATATATGAATCCAGGCCAAATGTTACCGTAGAAGCTTCTATCCTGGCCCTAAAAACAGGTAATTCAATCCTTTTGCGTGGTGGCTCGGACGCATTTCACTCCAATATGGCTATCGTAAAAGCGATCAAAGAGGGACTTTCTCGCAGTTCTCTTCCCGTGGAATCAATTGAAATTGTTGAAAGCACAGACAGAAAACTGGTAGAACAGATGTTGAAACTTCGGGAGTATCTTTCGCTTATCGTTCCCCGCGGTAGTAACAGGTTGATTCAATACGTCGTTGAAAATTCCTCCATACCGGTACTTGAAACGGGTGTTGGTAACTGCCACATATTCGTAGACGATTCTGCGGATCTTGAAAAAGCCTTAGAAATTGTGGACAATGCAAAAACCCAGCGCCCGGGAACTTGCAATGCTGTTGAGACACTTCTGGTGCACCAAAGTATTGCAGCAGCCTTCCTCCCTATGATGGCAGATCGCCTTTCAAAGAAAGGTGTCGAAATTAGGGGATGTAGCCAGACACAGAAATTTATAAAAGTTAAACCCGCAACCGATTCTGATTGGGAAACCGAATTTCTCGACCTCATTTTGGCCGTTCGCGTGGTCAATTCACTGGATGAAGCGATAGCCCATATACAGAAATATTCAAGCGGTCACTCTGAGGCGATCCTTACGGAGAACTATTTCAACGCAAAAAAATTCGTTGAGAATATCGATGCCGCTGCGGTTTACGTGAACGCATCCACCAGATTCACTGACGGTGGGCAGTTTGGCTTCGGCGGTGAAATCGGAATCAGTACGCAGAGACTCCACGCAAGAGGGCCTGTAGGACTCGAAGGCTTGACCACTTATAAATACGTGATTCTTGGTGATTACAACGTGAGGAGATAA
- a CDS encoding ABC transporter substrate-binding protein: protein MRKFFLIVLLVALLATLGLAKVKIQFWHAMGGWRIALLQEMAEEFMAQNPDIEVEVQYTGGYGDTINKLNVAVQSNTAPHVVQGYDIATQMLIDGQIAVPMQDLIDKDPDFDINTFLPQVLNYYKVNGKLYCMPFNSSNPILYYNKTLFKKAGLDPNKPPRTFEELIEYAKKLTIRDEKGNIIQAGITWNLHSWFFEQFMAVQNAPLVDNNNGRTGRPTKAVFNSEAGLRFFKLWYDLTKNGYMINTKVHDWTGARNLFISQKVAMLISSTSDVRLMVDSSKENGFELGTAFLPRPKDAESGGVAIGGGSLWIIAGHPKEEIDAAWRFVKFMAEPEQQIKWHKGTGYFPVRKDAIETLLASGYYSENPHNLTAILQLLLSTQNYNTNGAIIGAFAEVRSIVENYVQKMLNGDMTPEEALAAAEREATKAIREYEGY, encoded by the coding sequence ATGAGAAAGTTTTTTCTGATTGTATTGTTGGTAGCCCTTTTAGCAACTCTTGGGCTTGCCAAGGTAAAAATCCAGTTCTGGCATGCAATGGGAGGCTGGAGGATAGCGCTCCTCCAGGAAATGGCAGAAGAATTCATGGCTCAAAATCCAGACATCGAAGTTGAAGTACAGTATACAGGGGGTTACGGTGATACAATCAACAAGCTGAATGTCGCCGTGCAGTCGAACACAGCACCACATGTCGTTCAGGGTTATGATATCGCTACACAAATGCTCATCGATGGACAGATTGCTGTCCCGATGCAGGACCTTATAGACAAGGATCCTGACTTCGATATCAACACTTTCTTACCACAGGTACTTAACTACTATAAAGTAAATGGAAAACTCTATTGTATGCCATTTAATTCTTCGAACCCCATTCTCTACTATAATAAAACCCTCTTTAAAAAAGCTGGGCTAGATCCAAACAAACCTCCAAGAACCTTCGAAGAACTGATTGAATACGCCAAGAAATTAACTATTAGGGATGAAAAAGGAAACATAATCCAGGCTGGGATCACATGGAACCTCCACAGTTGGTTCTTTGAACAATTTATGGCTGTTCAGAATGCTCCACTTGTTGATAACAACAATGGTAGAACCGGAAGGCCCACGAAGGCTGTTTTTAATTCTGAAGCAGGTTTAAGGTTCTTTAAGTTGTGGTATGATCTGACGAAGAATGGATACATGATCAATACGAAGGTTCACGATTGGACCGGCGCCAGGAATCTCTTCATATCACAGAAAGTTGCCATGTTGATAAGTTCCACTTCTGACGTTAGGTTGATGGTAGATTCCTCAAAGGAAAATGGTTTCGAACTTGGTACTGCTTTCCTCCCGAGACCAAAAGATGCCGAATCAGGTGGTGTAGCCATAGGTGGAGGGAGCCTATGGATCATTGCTGGACATCCCAAAGAAGAAATTGACGCTGCCTGGCGTTTTGTCAAGTTCATGGCTGAACCGGAACAACAAATAAAATGGCACAAAGGTACCGGTTACTTCCCGGTTCGGAAAGACGCTATAGAGACTTTATTAGCCAGCGGATACTACAGTGAAAATCCTCACAATCTCACCGCAATCCTGCAACTTCTCCTTTCGACTCAAAATTACAACACAAATGGTGCTATAATCGGTGCTTTTGCTGAAGTTAGATCAATTGTAGAGAACTATGTACAGAAGATGCTCAACGGTGATATGACACCTGAAGAGGCATTGGCGGCTGCAGAAAGGGAAGCTACTAAAGCAATAAGAGAATACGAAGGTTATTGA
- a CDS encoding sodium:glutamate symporter: MDGSWDLVMDFMYLSFLLGLSAVIKRSIPGMRKLLIPNSIIAGFLAVLFGPDVLGIFNFNSDNLGFMIYHMLAIGFIAVALKKSNSKLSKTGFNTGLIITMSLTIQAIAGFAVSLFLYYLITKDVFPLMGLLLPLAFDQGPGQAFSIGSQWEALGFRSGGAIGLVMATIGFLWATIGGIFLLNIIVFFKKKSKLVSEKKFIKKSVVSTVRDYEFSDIDGMTIQLLAIGIVYLVTFGFIKWITAVLGIGGNSYGETFARVLWGLHFVVGVLFAFLFRKVYDFLRRDEKYTTQYLNDFLLQRIAGAVFDYMVAASIAAIPLKMVKENFVPILLITTIGGVLTVFYTIWFSKRTYRESVLENTLALFGMETGTISTGMALLREIDPNFESGAAENMVLGSGVALIFGIPLLVIINIPIIGIKTNNPTYFFYTLLALGVYLLAIFFTWYLSVRRK; this comes from the coding sequence ATGGATGGAAGCTGGGATCTTGTTATGGATTTCATGTATCTTTCTTTTCTTCTTGGTCTTTCTGCTGTCATTAAACGGAGCATTCCGGGAATGAGAAAATTACTCATTCCAAATTCAATCATCGCTGGCTTTTTAGCGGTGTTGTTTGGCCCTGATGTTCTTGGGATTTTCAACTTCAATAGCGATAATCTTGGGTTCATGATATACCATATGCTCGCAATAGGTTTTATAGCAGTTGCCTTGAAGAAAAGTAATTCAAAACTTTCCAAAACCGGGTTCAATACCGGGTTGATAATTACGATGTCTTTGACGATTCAAGCTATCGCTGGCTTTGCTGTAAGTCTATTTCTCTATTATCTTATTACAAAGGATGTATTCCCGTTAATGGGGCTTTTGTTGCCTCTTGCATTTGACCAGGGACCCGGCCAGGCCTTTTCGATAGGGTCACAATGGGAAGCACTTGGTTTTCGTTCGGGTGGGGCAATAGGGCTTGTGATGGCTACCATAGGATTTCTCTGGGCTACCATCGGAGGAATATTTCTTTTGAATATCATTGTTTTCTTTAAGAAAAAGAGCAAGCTCGTATCTGAAAAAAAGTTTATCAAAAAAAGTGTTGTTTCAACAGTAAGGGATTACGAGTTTTCGGACATAGACGGTATGACTATTCAGTTACTGGCAATTGGTATCGTTTACCTGGTTACCTTTGGTTTTATAAAATGGATAACAGCAGTTCTTGGTATCGGCGGCAACTCTTATGGCGAGACGTTTGCCCGGGTTCTCTGGGGATTACACTTTGTCGTGGGCGTGCTGTTCGCGTTTTTATTCAGGAAAGTCTACGATTTTCTAAGAAGAGATGAGAAATACACAACACAGTATCTGAATGACTTTCTTCTTCAAAGAATTGCCGGTGCGGTGTTCGACTATATGGTTGCTGCATCGATTGCAGCCATACCGCTTAAAATGGTGAAAGAGAATTTTGTTCCAATTCTTCTGATAACCACCATTGGAGGGGTTCTTACTGTTTTTTACACAATCTGGTTCAGTAAAAGAACGTACAGGGAATCGGTACTGGAAAACACCCTCGCGCTTTTTGGAATGGAAACCGGTACAATATCTACGGGTATGGCACTTCTCAGGGAGATAGACCCAAACTTTGAAAGCGGTGCGGCTGAAAATATGGTTCTTGGCAGCGGGGTGGCCTTGATTTTCGGGATTCCATTGTTGGTGATCATTAATATTCCGATTATCGGGATAAAGACGAATAATCCAACATATTTCTTCTATACTCTTCTTGCCCTTGGTGTGTATCTTTTAGCGATCTTTTTTACTTGGTATTTAAGCGTTAGGAGAAAATAA